The following proteins are encoded in a genomic region of Ostrea edulis chromosome 7, xbOstEdul1.1, whole genome shotgun sequence:
- the LOC125654913 gene encoding exportin-T-like isoform X2, with amino-acid sequence MLYSGFTYGLVEPHTFGYREIVVYFEMDEDALRGLDPQANPQLQARALQYFEQLKSSRDGWKLCAATFTNGNYFGNDHVRFFCLQVIGHYLKSGYREASIEDQQSVRSLICTCLQLMGNESNLDRSFLRNKVAQIASLAFAVDYPHRWPSFFTDLIGILSPSAKAVDIYLRVLQSIDSEVVDRDIVHTEEEIQRNTVIKDAMREQSVLQLTETWYTILTQFQSSNPEVTCMCLDVIGKYVSWIDINLIANDKFVQVLLEFMSMPLLRESACDCILDVINKGMEPVAKTKLIESFTSILQNRGIFNIQEEEEGDYMAKLSKLINGIGVNLIICWQKLQKMEDQENSLVTMAALEEKVPLMFRFLSNEDDDVSGAVAPFVQEYISFLKQMKQMSPKQIENIQGLLYTIIKKMKYDDSYNFDHEGEEEAMFQEYRKQLKNIFTNLAALDTELILRTVHNLVTQTLPRWEAMKVCDVEVAITMLYMLGEALPSSQSQQFNPDVSKASALQDMIRMLITSRVSCQGHMIVDLQFFETITRYDKFFLAEPQHIPDVLMAFTDERGFRHGSAQVRSRTSYLFSRFIKGLKGQLSPYIEDVLSRIQDLLMLNTPDNGYQHLLSNEDQLFIYETAGSLIVSSNLMPERKHHLMKELLSPIANKFEGLLKKLQVETNDKRQYAYAQSINMATSLASRVSKGFSSQQTMQACGCVETFTDLLKIFLQAVNVPVYRQLIQQGVRQYLHRMVVCLEKEILPFVPIVLENLLKQPEARELHDFLPLMNQLIMKFKGAIVPFLQQVFMPLVGTIFQVLSTPTDDLDQVTAVEKKMLQRSYYLFLSTIISNDCLDVLKNQEMNNLHDLLLTIVQGAADIPDPQSQKMCYNIMRKLIETWGGNNGLVGFVDFMYKSFLPACFLGPMKPTFDLNDGQTSLALGECAHCLKCMVDKRGQEFLTYLSTDYLPVLNVPAENIQNLKTVVEQGLTILI; translated from the exons ATGCTTTACTCAG GATTTACATATGGACTAGTTGAACCACATACTTTTGGATACAGAGAGATAGTTGTATATTTCGAAATGGATGAGGATGCATTGCGTGGGTTGGACCCTCAAGCTAATCCCCAGCTCCAGGCCAGG GCTTTGCAGTATTTTGAACAACTGAAATCATCTAGGGATGGATGGAAGCTATGTGCTGCAACATTTACCAATGGAAACTACTTTGG gaatgATCACGTGAGGTTTTTCTGTCTTCAAGTGATTGGACATTATCTGAAGTCAGG GTACAGGGAGGCTAGCATTGAAGATCAACAGAGTGTGCGCAGTCTTATCTGCACCTGTCTTCAGTTAATG GGAAATGAGTCAAACCTAGACCGAAGTTTCCTACGTAACAAAGTAGCACAGATTGCCTCCCTTGCTTTTGCCGTTGACTACCCTCACAGGTGGCCATCATTCTTCACTGATTTAATTGGAATTCTGTCTCCAAGTGCCAAGGCTGTAGATATATATCTCCGAGTGTTGCAAAGCATAGACAGTGAGGTTGTAGATAGGGATATTGTCCATACTGAAGAG gAGATCCAGAGAAACACGGTAATCAAAGATGCCATGCGGGAACAGAGTGTGCTCCAACTGACAGAGACATGGTACACTATCCTA ACCCAGTTTCAGTCCAGTAATCCTGAGGTCACTTGCATGTGCCTTGATGTCATAGGAAAGTATGTCTCCTGGATTGATATCAACCTCATCGCCAATGACAAATTTGTGCAG GTGCTTTTGGAGTTCATGTCGATGCCCTTATTGAGAGAGAGTGCGTGTGATTGTATCCTTGACGTCATTAACAAGGGAATGGAGCCAGTGGCTAAGACCAAACTTATTGAGTCCTTCACTTCAATTCTACAAAACCGGGGCATCTTCAACATTCAAGAG GAGGAGGAAGGGGATTATATGGCCAAGCTGTCCAAGCTGATTAATGGAATTGGGGTCAACCTTATCATCTGCTGGCAAAA ATTGCAGAAAATGGAGGACCAAGAAAACAGCTTGGTTACCATGGCAGCACTGGAGGAGAAAGTGCCACTGATGTTCCGTTTCCTTAGTAATGAGGATGACGATGTGTCAGGGGCAGTAGCTCCCTTTGTACAGGAGTACATCAGTTTTCTGAAACAGATGAAGCAAATGTCCCCAAAACAAATAGAAAACATCCAG GGTCTGTTGTACACAATTATAAAGAAGATGAAATATGACGACTCATATAATTTTGACCATGAG GGTGAGGAGGAAGCCATGTTTCAGGAGTACCGTAAGCAGCTGAAGAACATTTTCACAAACCTAGCAGCTCTG GACACTGAGCTGATCTTGAGAACGGTCCACAACCTGGTGACCCAGACTCTGCCCCGCTGGGAGGCCATGAAGGTGTGCGACGTGGAGGTGGCCATCACAATGCTGTACATGCTTGGTGAGGCACTACCA AGTTCCCAAAGTCAACAATTTAACCCTGATGTTTCCAAAGCCAGTGCTCTACAGGATATGATCAGGATG CTTATCACAAGTCGAGTCAGCTGTCAAGGCCATATGATTGTTGATCTTCAATTCTTTGAAACTATCACACGATATGATAAATTTTTCCTGGCTGAACCTCAACATATTCCTGATGTTCTG ATGGCTTTCACTGATGAAAGAGGATTTCGGCATGGGTCAGCACAGGTCAGAAGTCGAACTTCCTATCTGTTTTCCAGGTTCATCAAAGGACTCAA GGGACAATTAAGCCCTTACATTGAGGATGTTCTGAGTCGTATTCAAGATTTATTGATGCTCAACACACCAGACAATGGGTACCAGCATCTCTTGTCAAATGAGGACCAGTTATTTATTTATGAGACAGCAGGCAGTCTCATTGTCTCAAGCAATCTTATGCCAGAG aGAAAACACCACTTAATGAAAGAACTCCTTTCGCCTATTGCCAATAAGTTTGAGGGCTTGTTGAAGAAGCTTCAGGTGGAAACTAATGACAAGAGGCAGTACGCGTATGCACAGAGCATCAACATGGCCACATCACTGGCAAG CCGAGTGAGCAAGGGATTTTCTAGTCAGCAGACCATGCAGGCCTGTGGTTGTGTGGAGACGTTCACAGATCTCCTAAAGATCTTCCTGCAGGCTGTAAATGTCCCTGTCTACCGTCAACTGATTCAGCAGGGGGTCAGGCAGTACCTCCACAGAATGGTTGTCTGTCTCGAGAAGGAAATCCTGCCATTTGTACCCATCGTTCTGGAAAACCTGCTGAAGCAGCCAGAGGCCAGAGAACTGCATGATTTCTTACCACTGATGAACCAGctaattatgaaatttaaa GGTGCAATAGTTCCTTTCCTGCAGCAAGTGTTCATGCCTTTGGTGGGAACCATCTTTCAAGTCCTGTCAACCCCTACAGATGACCTTGACCAGGTCACAGCTGTGGAGAAGAAGATGCTACAAAGGAGTTACTATTTATTTTTGTCCACCATCATTTCTAATGACTGTCTGGATGTTCTCAAAAACCAAG AGATGAATAACCttcatgacctacttttgaccATTGTCCAAGGAGCAGCAGACATTCCAGACCCACAG AGTCAGAAAATGTGCTACAACATAATGCGGAAGTTGATCGAGACATGGG